ACCTGTTCGGTCCGGCTTAAATCCACCTTGACCACGGGTTCATCATCACCGCAACCGGCAAGCAGAATAAGCAGAACAGCAGTAAAGAGTGTTCTAAAGATTACCATAAAAATTAAACCGGAAAATATGCATATTTTCAATGGGCCTAATATTTCAGTTTTGAGTATAACGTATGTTTGGACGCTTCGATTGCATCGTTTAAAGTATGAATCCCTTTTTTGGCAAGCAGCGGAATCAGTTTAAGAAAAATCTGGGCCGTTGCAGAGGCATCCCCTATCGCCGTGTGGCGCCCTACAATATCGATTCCGGCAAAGCCGGCGATTGCCACCATATTATGTTTTTCGAACATCGGATAAACAATTAAGGCAAGCAGGAGGGTGTCTAAAACCGGACCATCAAATTTTATTTTGGTTTCGGTCTCTTTCATAGAAAACATCTTCATATCAAATGCCGCGTTATGCGCTACCAAAACAGTATCTTCGCAAAATTTATAAAAGAGCGGCAGAACTTCTTTTATATCCGGTTCACCCTTGACCATCTCTCCATTTATGCCGTGAATTTTTTCAGATTCCAGCGGAATATCCATTTTGGGGTCTACAAGCTGGTCGAATTTTTCTGCAGGTAAAATCCTGCCGTTTACGATTCTGACCGCGCCGATGGAAATTATTTCGTCATTTCTGGTATCTAGGCCGGTGGTTTCCGTATCGAAAACCGTATAAACTATGTCTTTTAAAGGCATCTTATTCAATTGGGAATCGGATTGTCGCTTTGTAAAAAGATCGAAATCGAAAAAATCCGGCCGATCATACGCATCTCGCGCAATGACTATGTTGCGCACATCCTCGCACTCTTTCATCTCTGCAAGCGGTATCAGAATTTTTATCCCTTTATCGCTTTTTCCATTAAAACTTAAACTGATTTGCGCCTCATGATAATTCAAAAAATCCTTCAGCATTAAAAAAATATTCTCATCTTTAAAAACATCCCAATTTTTTTGAGCATTGGGAATATGGAAAAAAAACGCCAGAAAATGCGCTTCTTTAAAAAGCGTGCAGTTAAACGTTGTTTGAAGCGTCTTATTTCTTAAAATGGTCAAAATGGATAAAAAAGCAAAAATAAAAGAGTAAGTTTCAATTTTTATCCAGTTTATGTGAGCTGGAAACTTAGGTCTCAATGATATGTTAAGCTTTTCTCGGGCTCTTTTCTGGACGGTCGTTATGATGTCTCTGTCCGAAACCGTTAGAAACGGCAGGCGTTCTTTTATCTTTTCGATATAGGTTTTTTCGGATTTTTTTAAATTGTCTTCTATGGCAGCGATTTCCGGCGTTACCATGCTCTGATGTTTTATCTTATCGAGATAGGAAAGGATCTCGTTGGCGGTGCCTTTAAAAATGTTGTCGATTTTTGTGTAAAGCTCAAAGTCTTTTCCTATGTTATAAAAAACGACTATAAATCCGGCAAAGTTGTCACGTTGATCCGCGATCGGTGAGATGTCCGCTTTTATCAGAACATTGCTGGGGCTTAAAGTGATGAAAGAAGAAGATGCCACAACATGTTTTTCAGGTTTTTTCACGTTTATTTCATACAGCGCGTTGGTTATGATCTCTTTATCAATAATATTGAAAATAGATCTTCCGATTCCTATGATGTGGCTTTCAGCCTCCAGGATTTTGGCTTTTTTGTTGAATAGATTTATCTGGCCTTCTGTGTTGCATGCGATGATCCCTTGGGGGAGTTCGTCAAAAAATGATGCCAGCATATTTTTTTCGATTTTAAGCTCGGCCCTTTTTCGATTTATCTCTTCTTGTATATTTTTCTGCAAATTTTCGTAATGATCCGCAAAAAGGTTGATGGCATTTACGATACTTAAAATTTCTTTTCCGCCTTCAATGTTTATCCGGTGGGAAGAATTTACTGTTGAAATCACGGAAATTTCATCAGGTATTTTGGTCAAAGGAATAAAACATTTATTCAAAGCGGAATAGATGATGTATCCGGCGACTTCAAAGAATAGAAGAAGGCTGATGAAAAAGTAAACAGCATTTTCCTTTAAAAGTTCAAATAATAGATCTTGGTTTGTGGGGGCGAGTCTATACCAGAAAACCGCCAAAATAGCTAAAAAGAAAATAGATGGAAACAGAATCAAGAGTCCTGTAAACCATAAAAATTTATTTTTTCTGTTTAGCGGCATATTTTATTCTCACACTTTATGGTGTTTAAAATTGAGAACAGACTTTTATCCGTGAGTTTAAGCAATAATAGTGAATAGTTTTTCGTGATTTTTCCATTCTTGGCGTATATCACAAAGATATGGATTGTATGAATTGTATTTTAACATAAAAGGGCGCAGAGCCAAACAGATTGAATCCAATTAGATCAAAAAAGGCGATTTAGGCCCACGACAAAGTCTGGCGTGTGGGCCCGTTCTGTTCAGAAAGAAGGGGTATCGGTTAAAATTGGTGAAATCCATTGATGTTTAATGATCAGGATCTGCCCCCGCTCCAGTGCAGCCGAGTCTTGAGCACCTTGAAATAGGAGTGAGGTTCAAAGGAAAGTATTTTCACGCTATGATTGCTTTTTTGAATGTATATCCTGTCGCAGGTATCCATATCAAAACCCTCCTGGCCGTCCAGGGTCAGGATCATATCCTCGGGGCTGCCTTTCAGGCTGATCTCGACCTGGGTATGGTCCGGAATGAGCAATGGCCGGTTGGTCAGGGTGAAGGGGCAGATCGGGGTCAGGATGATGGAGGGGACTTCGGGATAAACCACGGGCCCGCCTGCGGCCAGGGAATAGGCCGTAGAGCCCGTGGGCGTTGCCACGATCAGGCCATCAGCCCGATAGGTTGTTAAATAGGAGTCATCCAGATACACGGCGCATGAGGCAAGCCTTGACAGCGCCGCCTTATTGATGACAGCATCGTTGAGTACATCCTCATCCACGATGCACCGACCTCCCCGGACCACCCGGATGTTGAGACGACTGCGCTCCTGGATATAATAATCCCCTTTAAACACCGTATCAACCACCTCGCAAAGATGATCCTCCGTCGTTTCTGCAAGAAATCCCACCTCGCCGAATTTGATGCCCATCAAAGGGATGTCCGAATCACCGATATACCGTGCCACGCTTAAAAAGGTACCGTCTCCGCCAAGTACAACAATGCAGATCAGATCTTCGGGGATGGGGGGCGGTGTCGGGGCCTGGGTATCAATGACCAGACATCTGTCCCCGATATGCCGGATCAGTTCCCGGGCTTTATCCTGGGCGTGGTCCTCATCTTTTATTACAAGTCCGATGCGCTGCTTACTCACTTCTATCCTCTTGTCTGTTAGGGGTTAATGTTCGGCCTCAGCCCAGTTAGCGCCGGCACCAAAGTTGACTTTCAAGGGTACCTTCAGGGGCGTAACGTTTTCCATAACCTGCTTTGCCATGGCCATGAGTTTGTCTTTTTCCTGGTCTGGGGATTCAAAGATAATTTCATCATGTACGGATAAAAGCATTTTTGATTCCATTTTTTCTGTTGAAAGTGCTGTCTGCATTTTGATCATGGCAAGCTTGATCAGGTCCGCAGCACTGCCCTGGATGGGCGTGTTCACGGCAGCTCTTTGGGCAAAGTTTCTCAAGTTGGCATTGGATGAACGAATGTCATCCAGTCTGCGTTTTCTGCCGAACAGAGTGGATACCTCGCAGGTCTCCCGGGTCTGTTCGATGGTTCTATCAATGAATTTTTTGACCCCTGCATAACGCTTGAAATAATTATCAATATAGATGCCTGCCATTTTCCGGCTGATACCCAGCTCATTTGACAGGCGGAACGCGCTCATGCCGTAGATGATGCCGAAGTTGATGGATTTTGCCTGGCTGCGCATCTCATCGGTGACAAGACCCGGCAGTACCTGGAAAACTTCCAGGGCCGTACGGGTATGAATATCCTCATCGTTTTGGAAAGATTCAATGAGGATGGGGTCTTCGGCGCAATGGGCCAAAAGCCGGAGTTCAATCTGGGAATAATCGACGGAAATCAGGGTGCAGCCGTCAGC
This window of the uncultured Desulfobacter sp. genome carries:
- a CDS encoding exonuclease domain-containing protein; the protein is MPLNRKNKFLWFTGLLILFPSIFFLAILAVFWYRLAPTNQDLLFELLKENAVYFFISLLLFFEVAGYIIYSALNKCFIPLTKIPDEISVISTVNSSHRINIEGGKEILSIVNAINLFADHYENLQKNIQEEINRKRAELKIEKNMLASFFDELPQGIIACNTEGQINLFNKKAKILEAESHIIGIGRSIFNIIDKEIITNALYEINVKKPEKHVVASSSFITLSPSNVLIKADISPIADQRDNFAGFIVVFYNIGKDFELYTKIDNIFKGTANEILSYLDKIKHQSMVTPEIAAIEDNLKKSEKTYIEKIKERLPFLTVSDRDIITTVQKRAREKLNISLRPKFPAHINWIKIETYSFIFAFLSILTILRNKTLQTTFNCTLFKEAHFLAFFFHIPNAQKNWDVFKDENIFLMLKDFLNYHEAQISLSFNGKSDKGIKILIPLAEMKECEDVRNIVIARDAYDRPDFFDFDLFTKRQSDSQLNKMPLKDIVYTVFDTETTGLDTRNDEIISIGAVRIVNGRILPAEKFDQLVDPKMDIPLESEKIHGINGEMVKGEPDIKEVLPLFYKFCEDTVLVAHNAAFDMKMFSMKETETKIKFDGPVLDTLLLALIVYPMFEKHNMVAIAGFAGIDIVGRHTAIGDASATAQIFLKLIPLLAKKGIHTLNDAIEASKHTLYSKLKY
- a CDS encoding NAD(+)/NADH kinase; this translates as MSKQRIGLVIKDEDHAQDKARELIRHIGDRCLVIDTQAPTPPPIPEDLICIVVLGGDGTFLSVARYIGDSDIPLMGIKFGEVGFLAETTEDHLCEVVDTVFKGDYYIQERSRLNIRVVRGGRCIVDEDVLNDAVINKAALSRLASCAVYLDDSYLTTYRADGLIVATPTGSTAYSLAAGGPVVYPEVPSIILTPICPFTLTNRPLLIPDHTQVEISLKGSPEDMILTLDGQEGFDMDTCDRIYIQKSNHSVKILSFEPHSYFKVLKTRLHWSGGRS